The Hypomesus transpacificus isolate Combined female chromosome 3, fHypTra1, whole genome shotgun sequence genome has a window encoding:
- the mark3a gene encoding MAP/microtubule affinity-regulating kinase 3a isoform X3 has product MVTFSSTRITIHTFLVCWNKQTGLILLVIQSVNCLPPISLDLRRTHLPLFNDTPLTQSILVESIGVRGSMSYPHKNERVIWFNAIQIAKTKMTETQSTNRNRTSIHTSQSRQEVTTRPARSGVRARNSGADEQPYVGNYRLLKTIGKGNFAKVKLARHILTGREVAIKIIDKTQLNPNSLQKLFREVRIMKILNHPNIVKLFEVIETERTLYLVMEYASGGEVFDYLVAHGRMKEKEARAKFRQIVSAVQYCHQKHIVHRDLKAENLLLDADMNIKIADFGFSNEFTMGSKLDTFCGSPPYAAPELFQGKKYDGPEVDVWSLGVILYTLVSGSLPFDGQNLKELRERVLRGKYRIPFYMSTDCENLLKRFLVLNPAKRGTLEVREDAENQIMKDRWINAGSEEDELKPFIEPVLDITDQKRIDVMVGMGYTLEEIQDSLAKMKYDEITATYLLLGRKSPEMEVSDSTSNSNLSLAKPRPTSELNGQSPSHLKVQRSSSSSNQKQRRYSEQVGPNAGAAHPKRSQTAVAESSIKEEGGVSLRKPSTPGGRGIPPSSPLLGNANNPNKADIPDRKKGATTGPNNTTASAGMSRRNTYVCSDRNNTDRLSVIPNGKENSEAVPPAQPNPVASTHSITSSTTPDRLRFPRGTASRNTFHGGQLRDRRTATYNGPPASPTLSHDAAPLSQTRSRGTSNLFSKLTSKLTRRNMSFRFTKSRHVPGDQKGETKAHKPRPLRFTWSMRTTSSMEACDIMREIRKVLDANNCDYEQQDNFLLLCVHGDGHAENLVQWEMEVCKLPRLSLNGVRFKRISGSSIAFKNIASKVSNELKL; this is encoded by the exons ATGGTTACTTTTTCAAGTACGCGAATAACCATACACACCTTTCTGGTTTGTTGGAACAAGCAAACTGGTTTAATATTGTTAGTCATTCAAAGTGTGAATTGCTTGCCTCCCATTAGTTTGGACTTGCGTAgaacccacctccccctgttCAATGACACTCCTCTGACACAGTCCATTCTCGTTGAGAGCATCGGGGTGAGAGGATCCATGAGCTACCCCCACAAAAACGAGAGAGTTATCTGGTTCAATGCCATTCAAATTGCCAAAACGAAAATGACAGAAACTCAGTCAACAAATAGGAATCGTACCAGTATT CACACGTCTCAGAGCCGTCAGGAGGTCACCACGCGCCCTGCCCGCTCCGGTGTTCGCGCCCGCAACTCTGGTGCGGATGAGCAACCGTATGTGGGGAACTACCGTCTCCTGAAGACCATCGGGAAGGGGAACTTTGCCAAGGTCAAGCTTGCCCGACACATCCtcacagggagagag GTAGCAATAAAGATTATCGATAAGACACAACTGAATCCCAACAGCCTTCAAAAG CTGTTCAGAGAAGTGAGAATCATGAAGATCTTGAATCACCCAAATATAG ttaaGCTTTTCGAGGTGATTGAAACGGAGAGGACCCTGTATCTGGTGATGGAGTACGCAAGTGGAG GAGAGGTGTTCGACTACCTCGTAGCACACGGAAGAATGAAGGAAAAAGAGGCCAGGGCTAAATTTAGACAG atcGTATCCGCTGTGCAGTACTGCCACCAGAAGCACATTGTTCACAGAGACCTTAAG GCTGAGAACTTGCTCCTGGACGCCGACATGAACATCAAGATCGCCGACTTCGGCTTCAGCAACGAGTTCACGATGGGCAGCAAGCTGGACACCTTCTGCGGCTCTCCTCCCTATGCCGCCCCGGAGCTCTTCCAGGGGAAGAAGTACGACGGGCCTGAGGTGGACGTGTGGAGCCTGGGGGTCATCCTCTACACGCTGGTCAGCGGATCCCTGCCCTTCGACGGGCAGAACCTCAAG gagctgagagagagggtcCTGAGGGGGAAGTACCGCATCCCCTTCTACATGTCCACTGACTGCGAGAACCTCCTGAAGCGCTTCCTGGTCCTCAACCCAGCCAAGAGGGGGActctggaggtgagggaggacgCCGAAAAC cAAATCATGAAGGATCGCTGGATTAACGCCGGCTCAGAGGAGGACGAACTGAAGCCTTTTATCGAACCAGTACTGGACATCACTGACCAGAAGAGAATAG ACGTGATGGTGGGGATGGGCTACACCCTGGAGGAGATCCAAGACTCTCTGGCCAAGATGAAGTATGATGAGATCACCGCCACCTACCTTCTGCTGGGCAGGAAGTCACCCGAG ATGGAGGTCTCTGACTCCACCTCCAACAGTAACTTGTCCCTGGCCAAGCCCCGGCCCACGAGCGAGCTCAACGGCCAATCGCCATCGCACCTGAAGGTCCAGAGGAGCTCTTCCTCATCCAATCAGAAGCAGAGGCGCTACAGCGAGCAGG ttgGTCCGAACGCGGGGGCGGCTCACCCCAAGAGGAGCCAGACGGCCGTGGCGGAGAGCAGCATCAAAGAGGAGGGAGGCGTGTCGCTCCGCAAGCCCAGCACCCCGGGGGGGCGTGGGatacccccctccagccccctgctggGCAACGCCAACAACCCCAACAAAGCGGACATCCCAGACCGCAAGAAGGGGGCCACCACGGGCCCCAAC aaCACTACTGCCTCGGCCGGCATGAGCAGGAGGAACACATACGTGTGCAGCGACAGGAACAACACAGACCGTCTGTCAGTCATTCCCAACGGGAAGGAGAACAG tgaAGCTGTGCCCCCTGCCCAGCCTAACCCGGTGGCTTCCACCCACAGCATCACCAGCTCCACCACGCCCGACAGACTACGTTTCCCACGAGGCACGGCGAGCCGCAACACCTTCCACGGGGGCCAGCTGAGGGACCGTCGCACGGCCACGTACAACGGGCCCCCGGCATCGCCCACGCTGTCCCACGACGCCGCGCCGCTGTCCCAGACGCGCAGCCGCGGCACCAGCAACCTGTTCTCCAAGCTCACCTCCAAACTGACCCGCAG AAACATGTCATTCAGGTTTACCAAAAG TCGCCATGTACCTGGGGATCAGAAAGGGGAAACTAAAGCCCATAAACCCCGCCCCCTCAGATTCACTTGGAGTATGAGGACCACCAGCTCCATGGAGGCCTGCGATATCATGCGGGAGATTCGCAAGGTGCTCGACGCAAACAACTGCGATTACGAACAGCAGGACAACTTCCTGCTGCTGTGCGTCCATGGCGACGGCCACGCGGAGAATCTTGTCCAATGGGAGATGGAGGTGTGCAAGCTTCCACGACTGTCCCTCAACGGAGTGAGATTCAAGAGGATATCAGGATCATCCATCGCGTTTAAAAACATTGCTTCCAAAGTTTCAAACGAGTTAAAGCTATAA
- the mark3a gene encoding MAP/microtubule affinity-regulating kinase 3a isoform X13: MSAKTPLPTVNEKETESHTSQSRQEVTTRPARSGVRARNSGADEQPYVGNYRLLKTIGKGNFAKVKLARHILTGREVAIKIIDKTQLNPNSLQKLFREVRIMKILNHPNIVKLFEVIETERTLYLVMEYASGGEVFDYLVAHGRMKEKEARAKFRQIVSAVQYCHQKHIVHRDLKAENLLLDADMNIKIADFGFSNEFTMGSKLDTFCGSPPYAAPELFQGKKYDGPEVDVWSLGVILYTLVSGSLPFDGQNLKELRERVLRGKYRIPFYMSTDCENLLKRFLVLNPAKRGTLEVREDAENQIMKDRWINAGSEEDELKPFIEPVLDITDQKRIDVMVGMGYTLEEIQDSLAKMKYDEITATYLLLGRKSPEMEVSDSTSNSNLSLAKPRPTSELNGQSPSHLKVQRSSSSSNQKQRRYSEQVGPNAGAAHPKRSQTAVAESSIKEEGGVSLRKPSTPGGRGIPPSSPLLGNANNPNKADIPDRKKGATTGPNNTTASAGMSRRNTYVCSDRNNTDRLSVIPNGKENSEAVPPAQPNPVASTHSITSSTTPDRLRFPRGTASRNTFHGGQLRDRRTATYNGPPASPTLSHDAAPLSQTRSRGTSNLFSKLTSKLTRRNMSFRFTKRVSTDFERTGRFEGSSRHVPGDQKGETKAHKPRPLRFTWSMRTTSSMEACDIMREIRKVLDANNCDYEQQDNFLLLCVHGDGHAENLVQWEMEVCKLPRLSLNGVRFKRISGSSIAFKNIASKVSNELKL, encoded by the exons ATGTCAGCAAAAACGCCATTACCTACTGTAAACGAGAAGGAGACGGAAAGT CACACGTCTCAGAGCCGTCAGGAGGTCACCACGCGCCCTGCCCGCTCCGGTGTTCGCGCCCGCAACTCTGGTGCGGATGAGCAACCGTATGTGGGGAACTACCGTCTCCTGAAGACCATCGGGAAGGGGAACTTTGCCAAGGTCAAGCTTGCCCGACACATCCtcacagggagagag GTAGCAATAAAGATTATCGATAAGACACAACTGAATCCCAACAGCCTTCAAAAG CTGTTCAGAGAAGTGAGAATCATGAAGATCTTGAATCACCCAAATATAG ttaaGCTTTTCGAGGTGATTGAAACGGAGAGGACCCTGTATCTGGTGATGGAGTACGCAAGTGGAG GAGAGGTGTTCGACTACCTCGTAGCACACGGAAGAATGAAGGAAAAAGAGGCCAGGGCTAAATTTAGACAG atcGTATCCGCTGTGCAGTACTGCCACCAGAAGCACATTGTTCACAGAGACCTTAAG GCTGAGAACTTGCTCCTGGACGCCGACATGAACATCAAGATCGCCGACTTCGGCTTCAGCAACGAGTTCACGATGGGCAGCAAGCTGGACACCTTCTGCGGCTCTCCTCCCTATGCCGCCCCGGAGCTCTTCCAGGGGAAGAAGTACGACGGGCCTGAGGTGGACGTGTGGAGCCTGGGGGTCATCCTCTACACGCTGGTCAGCGGATCCCTGCCCTTCGACGGGCAGAACCTCAAG gagctgagagagagggtcCTGAGGGGGAAGTACCGCATCCCCTTCTACATGTCCACTGACTGCGAGAACCTCCTGAAGCGCTTCCTGGTCCTCAACCCAGCCAAGAGGGGGActctggaggtgagggaggacgCCGAAAAC cAAATCATGAAGGATCGCTGGATTAACGCCGGCTCAGAGGAGGACGAACTGAAGCCTTTTATCGAACCAGTACTGGACATCACTGACCAGAAGAGAATAG ACGTGATGGTGGGGATGGGCTACACCCTGGAGGAGATCCAAGACTCTCTGGCCAAGATGAAGTATGATGAGATCACCGCCACCTACCTTCTGCTGGGCAGGAAGTCACCCGAG ATGGAGGTCTCTGACTCCACCTCCAACAGTAACTTGTCCCTGGCCAAGCCCCGGCCCACGAGCGAGCTCAACGGCCAATCGCCATCGCACCTGAAGGTCCAGAGGAGCTCTTCCTCATCCAATCAGAAGCAGAGGCGCTACAGCGAGCAGG ttgGTCCGAACGCGGGGGCGGCTCACCCCAAGAGGAGCCAGACGGCCGTGGCGGAGAGCAGCATCAAAGAGGAGGGAGGCGTGTCGCTCCGCAAGCCCAGCACCCCGGGGGGGCGTGGGatacccccctccagccccctgctggGCAACGCCAACAACCCCAACAAAGCGGACATCCCAGACCGCAAGAAGGGGGCCACCACGGGCCCCAAC aaCACTACTGCCTCGGCCGGCATGAGCAGGAGGAACACATACGTGTGCAGCGACAGGAACAACACAGACCGTCTGTCAGTCATTCCCAACGGGAAGGAGAACAG tgaAGCTGTGCCCCCTGCCCAGCCTAACCCGGTGGCTTCCACCCACAGCATCACCAGCTCCACCACGCCCGACAGACTACGTTTCCCACGAGGCACGGCGAGCCGCAACACCTTCCACGGGGGCCAGCTGAGGGACCGTCGCACGGCCACGTACAACGGGCCCCCGGCATCGCCCACGCTGTCCCACGACGCCGCGCCGCTGTCCCAGACGCGCAGCCGCGGCACCAGCAACCTGTTCTCCAAGCTCACCTCCAAACTGACCCGCAG AAACATGTCATTCAGGTTTACCAAAAG AGTCTCAACCGACTTTGAGAGAACCGGGAGATTTGAGGGCTCAAG TCGCCATGTACCTGGGGATCAGAAAGGGGAAACTAAAGCCCATAAACCCCGCCCCCTCAGATTCACTTGGAGTATGAGGACCACCAGCTCCATGGAGGCCTGCGATATCATGCGGGAGATTCGCAAGGTGCTCGACGCAAACAACTGCGATTACGAACAGCAGGACAACTTCCTGCTGCTGTGCGTCCATGGCGACGGCCACGCGGAGAATCTTGTCCAATGGGAGATGGAGGTGTGCAAGCTTCCACGACTGTCCCTCAACGGAGTGAGATTCAAGAGGATATCAGGATCATCCATCGCGTTTAAAAACATTGCTTCCAAAGTTTCAAACGAGTTAAAGCTATAA
- the mark3a gene encoding MAP/microtubule affinity-regulating kinase 3a isoform X1 has product MVTFSSTRITIHTFLVCWNKQTGLILLVIQSVNCLPPISLDLRRTHLPLFNDTPLTQSILVESIGVRGSMSYPHKNERVIWFNAIQIAKTKMTETQSTNRNRTSIHTSQSRQEVTTRPARSGVRARNSGADEQPYVGNYRLLKTIGKGNFAKVKLARHILTGREVAIKIIDKTQLNPNSLQKLFREVRIMKILNHPNIVKLFEVIETERTLYLVMEYASGGEVFDYLVAHGRMKEKEARAKFRQIVSAVQYCHQKHIVHRDLKAENLLLDADMNIKIADFGFSNEFTMGSKLDTFCGSPPYAAPELFQGKKYDGPEVDVWSLGVILYTLVSGSLPFDGQNLKELRERVLRGKYRIPFYMSTDCENLLKRFLVLNPAKRGTLEVREDAENQIMKDRWINAGSEEDELKPFIEPVLDITDQKRIDVMVGMGYTLEEIQDSLAKMKYDEITATYLLLGRKSPEMEVSDSTSNSNLSLAKPRPTSELNGQSPSHLKVQRSSSSSNQKQRRYSEQVGPNAGAAHPKRSQTAVAESSIKEEGGVSLRKPSTPGGRGIPPSSPLLGNANNPNKADIPDRKKGATTGPNNTTASAGMSRRNTYVCSDRNNTDRLSVIPNGKENSEAVPPAQPNPVASTHSITSSTTPDRLRFPRGTASRNTFHGGQLRDRRTATYNGPPASPTLSHDAAPLSQTRSRGTSNLFSKLTSKLTRRNMSFRFTKRVSTDFERTGRFEGSSRHVPGDQKGETKAHKPRPLRFTWSMRTTSSMEACDIMREIRKVLDANNCDYEQQDNFLLLCVHGDGHAENLVQWEMEVCKLPRLSLNGVRFKRISGSSIAFKNIASKVSNELKL; this is encoded by the exons ATGGTTACTTTTTCAAGTACGCGAATAACCATACACACCTTTCTGGTTTGTTGGAACAAGCAAACTGGTTTAATATTGTTAGTCATTCAAAGTGTGAATTGCTTGCCTCCCATTAGTTTGGACTTGCGTAgaacccacctccccctgttCAATGACACTCCTCTGACACAGTCCATTCTCGTTGAGAGCATCGGGGTGAGAGGATCCATGAGCTACCCCCACAAAAACGAGAGAGTTATCTGGTTCAATGCCATTCAAATTGCCAAAACGAAAATGACAGAAACTCAGTCAACAAATAGGAATCGTACCAGTATT CACACGTCTCAGAGCCGTCAGGAGGTCACCACGCGCCCTGCCCGCTCCGGTGTTCGCGCCCGCAACTCTGGTGCGGATGAGCAACCGTATGTGGGGAACTACCGTCTCCTGAAGACCATCGGGAAGGGGAACTTTGCCAAGGTCAAGCTTGCCCGACACATCCtcacagggagagag GTAGCAATAAAGATTATCGATAAGACACAACTGAATCCCAACAGCCTTCAAAAG CTGTTCAGAGAAGTGAGAATCATGAAGATCTTGAATCACCCAAATATAG ttaaGCTTTTCGAGGTGATTGAAACGGAGAGGACCCTGTATCTGGTGATGGAGTACGCAAGTGGAG GAGAGGTGTTCGACTACCTCGTAGCACACGGAAGAATGAAGGAAAAAGAGGCCAGGGCTAAATTTAGACAG atcGTATCCGCTGTGCAGTACTGCCACCAGAAGCACATTGTTCACAGAGACCTTAAG GCTGAGAACTTGCTCCTGGACGCCGACATGAACATCAAGATCGCCGACTTCGGCTTCAGCAACGAGTTCACGATGGGCAGCAAGCTGGACACCTTCTGCGGCTCTCCTCCCTATGCCGCCCCGGAGCTCTTCCAGGGGAAGAAGTACGACGGGCCTGAGGTGGACGTGTGGAGCCTGGGGGTCATCCTCTACACGCTGGTCAGCGGATCCCTGCCCTTCGACGGGCAGAACCTCAAG gagctgagagagagggtcCTGAGGGGGAAGTACCGCATCCCCTTCTACATGTCCACTGACTGCGAGAACCTCCTGAAGCGCTTCCTGGTCCTCAACCCAGCCAAGAGGGGGActctggaggtgagggaggacgCCGAAAAC cAAATCATGAAGGATCGCTGGATTAACGCCGGCTCAGAGGAGGACGAACTGAAGCCTTTTATCGAACCAGTACTGGACATCACTGACCAGAAGAGAATAG ACGTGATGGTGGGGATGGGCTACACCCTGGAGGAGATCCAAGACTCTCTGGCCAAGATGAAGTATGATGAGATCACCGCCACCTACCTTCTGCTGGGCAGGAAGTCACCCGAG ATGGAGGTCTCTGACTCCACCTCCAACAGTAACTTGTCCCTGGCCAAGCCCCGGCCCACGAGCGAGCTCAACGGCCAATCGCCATCGCACCTGAAGGTCCAGAGGAGCTCTTCCTCATCCAATCAGAAGCAGAGGCGCTACAGCGAGCAGG ttgGTCCGAACGCGGGGGCGGCTCACCCCAAGAGGAGCCAGACGGCCGTGGCGGAGAGCAGCATCAAAGAGGAGGGAGGCGTGTCGCTCCGCAAGCCCAGCACCCCGGGGGGGCGTGGGatacccccctccagccccctgctggGCAACGCCAACAACCCCAACAAAGCGGACATCCCAGACCGCAAGAAGGGGGCCACCACGGGCCCCAAC aaCACTACTGCCTCGGCCGGCATGAGCAGGAGGAACACATACGTGTGCAGCGACAGGAACAACACAGACCGTCTGTCAGTCATTCCCAACGGGAAGGAGAACAG tgaAGCTGTGCCCCCTGCCCAGCCTAACCCGGTGGCTTCCACCCACAGCATCACCAGCTCCACCACGCCCGACAGACTACGTTTCCCACGAGGCACGGCGAGCCGCAACACCTTCCACGGGGGCCAGCTGAGGGACCGTCGCACGGCCACGTACAACGGGCCCCCGGCATCGCCCACGCTGTCCCACGACGCCGCGCCGCTGTCCCAGACGCGCAGCCGCGGCACCAGCAACCTGTTCTCCAAGCTCACCTCCAAACTGACCCGCAG AAACATGTCATTCAGGTTTACCAAAAG AGTCTCAACCGACTTTGAGAGAACCGGGAGATTTGAGGGCTCAAG TCGCCATGTACCTGGGGATCAGAAAGGGGAAACTAAAGCCCATAAACCCCGCCCCCTCAGATTCACTTGGAGTATGAGGACCACCAGCTCCATGGAGGCCTGCGATATCATGCGGGAGATTCGCAAGGTGCTCGACGCAAACAACTGCGATTACGAACAGCAGGACAACTTCCTGCTGCTGTGCGTCCATGGCGACGGCCACGCGGAGAATCTTGTCCAATGGGAGATGGAGGTGTGCAAGCTTCCACGACTGTCCCTCAACGGAGTGAGATTCAAGAGGATATCAGGATCATCCATCGCGTTTAAAAACATTGCTTCCAAAGTTTCAAACGAGTTAAAGCTATAA
- the mark3a gene encoding MAP/microtubule affinity-regulating kinase 3a isoform X7 — MVTFSSTRITIHTFLVCWNKQTGLILLVIQSVNCLPPISLDLRRTHLPLFNDTPLTQSILVESIGVRGSMSYPHKNERVIWFNAIQIAKTKMTETQSTNRNRTSIHTSQSRQEVTTRPARSGVRARNSGADEQPYVGNYRLLKTIGKGNFAKVKLARHILTGREVAIKIIDKTQLNPNSLQKLFREVRIMKILNHPNIVKLFEVIETERTLYLVMEYASGGEVFDYLVAHGRMKEKEARAKFRQIVSAVQYCHQKHIVHRDLKAENLLLDADMNIKIADFGFSNEFTMGSKLDTFCGSPPYAAPELFQGKKYDGPEVDVWSLGVILYTLVSGSLPFDGQNLKELRERVLRGKYRIPFYMSTDCENLLKRFLVLNPAKRGTLEQIMKDRWINAGSEEDELKPFIEPVLDITDQKRIDVMVGMGYTLEEIQDSLAKMKYDEITATYLLLGRKSPEMEVSDSTSNSNLSLAKPRPTSELNGQSPSHLKVQRSSSSSNQKQRRYSEQVGPNAGAAHPKRSQTAVAESSIKEEGGVSLRKPSTPGGRGIPPSSPLLGNANNPNKADIPDRKKGATTGPNNTTASAGMSRRNTYVCSDRNNTDRLSVIPNGKENSEAVPPAQPNPVASTHSITSSTTPDRLRFPRGTASRNTFHGGQLRDRRTATYNGPPASPTLSHDAAPLSQTRSRGTSNLFSKLTSKLTRSRHVPGDQKGETKAHKPRPLRFTWSMRTTSSMEACDIMREIRKVLDANNCDYEQQDNFLLLCVHGDGHAENLVQWEMEVCKLPRLSLNGVRFKRISGSSIAFKNIASKVSNELKL, encoded by the exons ATGGTTACTTTTTCAAGTACGCGAATAACCATACACACCTTTCTGGTTTGTTGGAACAAGCAAACTGGTTTAATATTGTTAGTCATTCAAAGTGTGAATTGCTTGCCTCCCATTAGTTTGGACTTGCGTAgaacccacctccccctgttCAATGACACTCCTCTGACACAGTCCATTCTCGTTGAGAGCATCGGGGTGAGAGGATCCATGAGCTACCCCCACAAAAACGAGAGAGTTATCTGGTTCAATGCCATTCAAATTGCCAAAACGAAAATGACAGAAACTCAGTCAACAAATAGGAATCGTACCAGTATT CACACGTCTCAGAGCCGTCAGGAGGTCACCACGCGCCCTGCCCGCTCCGGTGTTCGCGCCCGCAACTCTGGTGCGGATGAGCAACCGTATGTGGGGAACTACCGTCTCCTGAAGACCATCGGGAAGGGGAACTTTGCCAAGGTCAAGCTTGCCCGACACATCCtcacagggagagag GTAGCAATAAAGATTATCGATAAGACACAACTGAATCCCAACAGCCTTCAAAAG CTGTTCAGAGAAGTGAGAATCATGAAGATCTTGAATCACCCAAATATAG ttaaGCTTTTCGAGGTGATTGAAACGGAGAGGACCCTGTATCTGGTGATGGAGTACGCAAGTGGAG GAGAGGTGTTCGACTACCTCGTAGCACACGGAAGAATGAAGGAAAAAGAGGCCAGGGCTAAATTTAGACAG atcGTATCCGCTGTGCAGTACTGCCACCAGAAGCACATTGTTCACAGAGACCTTAAG GCTGAGAACTTGCTCCTGGACGCCGACATGAACATCAAGATCGCCGACTTCGGCTTCAGCAACGAGTTCACGATGGGCAGCAAGCTGGACACCTTCTGCGGCTCTCCTCCCTATGCCGCCCCGGAGCTCTTCCAGGGGAAGAAGTACGACGGGCCTGAGGTGGACGTGTGGAGCCTGGGGGTCATCCTCTACACGCTGGTCAGCGGATCCCTGCCCTTCGACGGGCAGAACCTCAAG gagctgagagagagggtcCTGAGGGGGAAGTACCGCATCCCCTTCTACATGTCCACTGACTGCGAGAACCTCCTGAAGCGCTTCCTGGTCCTCAACCCAGCCAAGAGGGGGActctggag cAAATCATGAAGGATCGCTGGATTAACGCCGGCTCAGAGGAGGACGAACTGAAGCCTTTTATCGAACCAGTACTGGACATCACTGACCAGAAGAGAATAG ACGTGATGGTGGGGATGGGCTACACCCTGGAGGAGATCCAAGACTCTCTGGCCAAGATGAAGTATGATGAGATCACCGCCACCTACCTTCTGCTGGGCAGGAAGTCACCCGAG ATGGAGGTCTCTGACTCCACCTCCAACAGTAACTTGTCCCTGGCCAAGCCCCGGCCCACGAGCGAGCTCAACGGCCAATCGCCATCGCACCTGAAGGTCCAGAGGAGCTCTTCCTCATCCAATCAGAAGCAGAGGCGCTACAGCGAGCAGG ttgGTCCGAACGCGGGGGCGGCTCACCCCAAGAGGAGCCAGACGGCCGTGGCGGAGAGCAGCATCAAAGAGGAGGGAGGCGTGTCGCTCCGCAAGCCCAGCACCCCGGGGGGGCGTGGGatacccccctccagccccctgctggGCAACGCCAACAACCCCAACAAAGCGGACATCCCAGACCGCAAGAAGGGGGCCACCACGGGCCCCAAC aaCACTACTGCCTCGGCCGGCATGAGCAGGAGGAACACATACGTGTGCAGCGACAGGAACAACACAGACCGTCTGTCAGTCATTCCCAACGGGAAGGAGAACAG tgaAGCTGTGCCCCCTGCCCAGCCTAACCCGGTGGCTTCCACCCACAGCATCACCAGCTCCACCACGCCCGACAGACTACGTTTCCCACGAGGCACGGCGAGCCGCAACACCTTCCACGGGGGCCAGCTGAGGGACCGTCGCACGGCCACGTACAACGGGCCCCCGGCATCGCCCACGCTGTCCCACGACGCCGCGCCGCTGTCCCAGACGCGCAGCCGCGGCACCAGCAACCTGTTCTCCAAGCTCACCTCCAAACTGACCCGCAG TCGCCATGTACCTGGGGATCAGAAAGGGGAAACTAAAGCCCATAAACCCCGCCCCCTCAGATTCACTTGGAGTATGAGGACCACCAGCTCCATGGAGGCCTGCGATATCATGCGGGAGATTCGCAAGGTGCTCGACGCAAACAACTGCGATTACGAACAGCAGGACAACTTCCTGCTGCTGTGCGTCCATGGCGACGGCCACGCGGAGAATCTTGTCCAATGGGAGATGGAGGTGTGCAAGCTTCCACGACTGTCCCTCAACGGAGTGAGATTCAAGAGGATATCAGGATCATCCATCGCGTTTAAAAACATTGCTTCCAAAGTTTCAAACGAGTTAAAGCTATAA